One Amaranthus tricolor cultivar Red isolate AtriRed21 chromosome 1, ASM2621246v1, whole genome shotgun sequence DNA window includes the following coding sequences:
- the LOC130814037 gene encoding uncharacterized protein LOC130814037 isoform X2, translating into MLDGIFRSNFRTKCKSLLTRIKTRLEVIKKRRNSMQTFLKKDIAELLKSNLDRNAYGRAEGLYKELVLSSCYEFVGQCCASIAENLKEMHKQSDCPEQCKVAVGSLIYAAARFADLPELRDLRNLFHDKYSKTVDPFASKEFMENLKSRPPTTEMKLQLMQALAQEFSVKWDSQLLEEQLRNPSTITHEVPANPTSGNGDNGGAHNNLLKNQSTSVQEKGKQVEVDRQINEEQTHTTRTRRRNSCSELKENIAEESQYLSSIQEETRPENNTPYRKPFTNRIVPAPYIRTNNNNTNEENDSSGKAKPIPKPRSVRTKFLNPSASTNATSSTEQEIDPRQNLSARDSQARPRHDLLSDDEEIIAYFGRKTAVETGVSVKKDGSETPKLLELPPPPGKRRYLFCESQSASPVTKPESLRRSEKSSFVSPDQPQFEAIKAPIRHGRSKTTFVNDGHQVHTRMPDFDKLAERISSLKNV; encoded by the exons ATGTTGGACGGCATATTTCGCAGTAATTTCAGAACAAAATG CAAATCATTGTTAACTCGGATAAAAACTCGATTAGAGGTGATAAAGAAGAGACGTAATTCAATGCAGACATTTCTGAAGAAAGATATTGCGGAGCTTTTGAAAAGCAACCTGGATCGTAATGCTTATGGCAGG GCTGAAGGGCTCTATAAGGAGTTAGTCCTGTCTTCATGCTATGAGTTTGTAGGACAATGTTGTGCTTCTATCGCCGAAAATCTCAAAGAAATGCACAAGCAAAG TGATTGCCCGGAGCAATGTAAAGTTGCAGTGGGATCATTGATATACGCTGCAGCTAGATTCGCTGATCTTCCTGAACTACGCGATCTGAGGAATCTATTCCATGACAAATACAGCAAAACAGTAGACCCATTTGCCAGTAAAGAG TTCATGGAAAACTTAAAGTCAAGACCTCCTACAACAGAAATGAAGCTGCAATTAATGCAAGCACTAGCACAGGAATTCTCTGTCAAATGGGATTCCCAACTATTGGAGGAACAATTGCGAAATCCTAGCACTATTACTCAT GAAGTTCCTGCTAATCCTACATCTGGAAATGGAGATAATGGAGGTGCTCACAATAATTTGCTAAAAAACCAGTCTACCTCAGTGCAAGAAAAAGGCAAACAGGTAGAAGTAGATAGacagatcaatgaagaacagaCTCATACAACTAGAACAAGAAGGCGCAACTCATGTTCGGAATTGAAAGAAAATATTGCCGAGGAATCACAGTATTTAAGCAGCATACAGGAAGAAACAAGGCCAGAAAACAACACTCCTTATAGAAAGCCGTTTACCAATCGAATCGTCCCTGCACCATATATCAGAACCAATAACAATAACACGAACGAAGAAAACGATTCATCAGGTAAAGCTAAACCGATACCAAAACCAAGATCAGTCAGAACGAAGTTCTTAAACCCGTCAGCAAGCACCAATGCAACCAGCAGTACTGAACAGGAGATTGATCCAAGGCAAAATTTAAGTGCTCGAGACTCACAAGCAAGGCCTAGACATGATCTTTTAAGCGACGATGAAGAAATTATTGCTTACTTTGGTAGAAAAACAGCAGTAGAAACTGGTGTTAGTGTAAAAAAAGATGGAAGTGAAACTCCAAAGTTGTTGGAGTTGCCTCCACCACCAGGTAAAAGAAGATATTTGTTTTGTGAATCTCAATCAGCATCTCCTGTTACGAAACCTGAAAGTCTCAGAAGGTCAGAAAAAAGTAGTTTTGTTTCGCCTGATCAGCCGCAATTTGAGGCAATTAAAGCTCCGATTCGACATGGAAGATCAAAGACGACGTTTGTGAATGATGGGCATCAAGTGCATACTAGGATGCCTGATTTTGATAAATTGGCAGAAAGGATTTCTAGTCTGAAAAATGTGTGA
- the LOC130814037 gene encoding uncharacterized protein LOC130814037 isoform X1: MLDGIFRSNFRTKCKSLLTRIKTRLEVIKKRRNSMQTFLKKDIAELLKSNLDRNAYGRKAGVSYFAFIWNHLEFASLASMAEGLYKELVLSSCYEFVGQCCASIAENLKEMHKQSDCPEQCKVAVGSLIYAAARFADLPELRDLRNLFHDKYSKTVDPFASKEFMENLKSRPPTTEMKLQLMQALAQEFSVKWDSQLLEEQLRNPSTITHEVPANPTSGNGDNGGAHNNLLKNQSTSVQEKGKQVEVDRQINEEQTHTTRTRRRNSCSELKENIAEESQYLSSIQEETRPENNTPYRKPFTNRIVPAPYIRTNNNNTNEENDSSGKAKPIPKPRSVRTKFLNPSASTNATSSTEQEIDPRQNLSARDSQARPRHDLLSDDEEIIAYFGRKTAVETGVSVKKDGSETPKLLELPPPPGKRRYLFCESQSASPVTKPESLRRSEKSSFVSPDQPQFEAIKAPIRHGRSKTTFVNDGHQVHTRMPDFDKLAERISSLKNV; the protein is encoded by the exons ATGTTGGACGGCATATTTCGCAGTAATTTCAGAACAAAATG CAAATCATTGTTAACTCGGATAAAAACTCGATTAGAGGTGATAAAGAAGAGACGTAATTCAATGCAGACATTTCTGAAGAAAGATATTGCGGAGCTTTTGAAAAGCAACCTGGATCGTAATGCTTATGGCAGG AAAGCTGGAGTTAGCTACTTTGCATTCATTTGGAATCATCTCGAATTTGCAAGTTTGGCATCTATG GCTGAAGGGCTCTATAAGGAGTTAGTCCTGTCTTCATGCTATGAGTTTGTAGGACAATGTTGTGCTTCTATCGCCGAAAATCTCAAAGAAATGCACAAGCAAAG TGATTGCCCGGAGCAATGTAAAGTTGCAGTGGGATCATTGATATACGCTGCAGCTAGATTCGCTGATCTTCCTGAACTACGCGATCTGAGGAATCTATTCCATGACAAATACAGCAAAACAGTAGACCCATTTGCCAGTAAAGAG TTCATGGAAAACTTAAAGTCAAGACCTCCTACAACAGAAATGAAGCTGCAATTAATGCAAGCACTAGCACAGGAATTCTCTGTCAAATGGGATTCCCAACTATTGGAGGAACAATTGCGAAATCCTAGCACTATTACTCAT GAAGTTCCTGCTAATCCTACATCTGGAAATGGAGATAATGGAGGTGCTCACAATAATTTGCTAAAAAACCAGTCTACCTCAGTGCAAGAAAAAGGCAAACAGGTAGAAGTAGATAGacagatcaatgaagaacagaCTCATACAACTAGAACAAGAAGGCGCAACTCATGTTCGGAATTGAAAGAAAATATTGCCGAGGAATCACAGTATTTAAGCAGCATACAGGAAGAAACAAGGCCAGAAAACAACACTCCTTATAGAAAGCCGTTTACCAATCGAATCGTCCCTGCACCATATATCAGAACCAATAACAATAACACGAACGAAGAAAACGATTCATCAGGTAAAGCTAAACCGATACCAAAACCAAGATCAGTCAGAACGAAGTTCTTAAACCCGTCAGCAAGCACCAATGCAACCAGCAGTACTGAACAGGAGATTGATCCAAGGCAAAATTTAAGTGCTCGAGACTCACAAGCAAGGCCTAGACATGATCTTTTAAGCGACGATGAAGAAATTATTGCTTACTTTGGTAGAAAAACAGCAGTAGAAACTGGTGTTAGTGTAAAAAAAGATGGAAGTGAAACTCCAAAGTTGTTGGAGTTGCCTCCACCACCAGGTAAAAGAAGATATTTGTTTTGTGAATCTCAATCAGCATCTCCTGTTACGAAACCTGAAAGTCTCAGAAGGTCAGAAAAAAGTAGTTTTGTTTCGCCTGATCAGCCGCAATTTGAGGCAATTAAAGCTCCGATTCGACATGGAAGATCAAAGACGACGTTTGTGAATGATGGGCATCAAGTGCATACTAGGATGCCTGATTTTGATAAATTGGCAGAAAGGATTTCTAGTCTGAAAAATGTGTGA